One part of the Malus sylvestris chromosome 2, drMalSylv7.2, whole genome shotgun sequence genome encodes these proteins:
- the LOC126609426 gene encoding uncharacterized protein LOC126609426 isoform X1, which yields MSAVGESEVSSKPTPVKPNVAAATTPPQASQCTRQFITSVASKIASQPLQNYDPGVWGVLTAISTQARKRNQGINILLTADEHWIGRTVDDVRFQIDSTAVSGRHCKIYRKRAANEDTKHTSVCLKDMSTNGTYLNWMKLTKVGAEAEVRHGDIISPSAPPQHDLAYAFVYRDVSLSSPSTDGAFAKRKAEDFVTDNKRVKGIGIGSSDGPISLDDFRSLQRSNTELRKQLENQVVTIDTLRNETRLAVECHENEKKELRELVARPYLDQLSELQRGLEIKQKELAEANRIYAETKHAIEDLNERLGASVQSCSEANEIVNSQKASIAELKAQLDEERAQRQEEREKAAADLKAAVQKAQSEAEEDLKRFSDDATRRQREQQEVINKLQESEKETCLLVETLRTKLEDTRQKLVVSDYKVRQLETQLSEEQSTSESRKIRVEELEDEMRGLRKELESEKQAAREEAWAKVSALELEINAAMRDLDFERRRLKAARERIMLRETQLRAFYSTTEEISVLFTKQQEQLKSMQKTLEDEENYDNTSADIDLNVVIDDVTAPEGRGNEAIRYHSNITAKAGSATTSQRSFRNQVVTSSDEISVTEKHDCDIRSQEGQHTEEAEFTSADLGVKGAFGSEIDGVGTAPIMEGDGIDTEHVPETESLGINGEQNIDLNRIVTLEGDTMQLDDETNVQENDEQVPMICQQRHSQSNSPQDTLKGMEDTEACGTIRTADLLASEVIGSWAYSTAPSVHGDNGSQRSRDNNEEGAAAPHNSTDQVAESQSTPSSDAVARRRNLECQAPNSSSPQFQISKHALSEMIGIVAPDLKEQFGGIVDDSCDHAKEKQGSASDSDTESCSNNEEDNRTDAKSGSISDSETEGSDRGDEDKKSGDAMDEDDQDTEDSL from the exons ATGTCTGCCGTAGGCGAAAGCGAGGTCTCCTCCAAACCCACTCCAGTCAAACCCAATGTCGCTGCGGCCACCACACCTCCACAAGCCTCCCAGTGCACCCGCCAGTTCATCACCTCCGTCGCCTCCAAGATCGCCTCCCAGCCCCTCCAGAATTACGACCCTGGCGTCTGGGGCGTCCTCACCGCCATTTCCACCCAGGCCCGCAAACGCAACCAG GGCATAAACATCCTGTTGACTGCGGATGAGCATTGGATTGGTCGAACCGTGGACGATGTACGTTTCCAGATTGATTCGACTGCGGTTAGTGGAAGGCATTGCAAGATATACAGGAAGAGGGCTGCTAATGAAGATACGAAGCATACATCCGTATGCTTGAAGGACATGAG CACAAATGGGACTTATCTTAACTGGATGAAGTTGACAAAAGTTGGCGCTGAAGCTGAAGTACGTCATGGAGATATTATATCACCTTCAGCACCTCCTCAGCATG ATCTTGCATATGCATTCGTATACAGAGATGTTTCACTGTCCAGTCCCAGTACAGATGGTGCATTTGCAAAAAGAAAAGCAG AGGATTTTGTCACTGATAATAAGAGAGTTAAAGGGATTGGCATTGGTTCTTCTGATGGTCCTATATCTCTTGATGACTTTCGAAGTCTTCAACGGTCAAACACG GAATTGAGGAAGCAATTAGAAAACCAAGTCGTTACAATTGATACATTGCGCAATGAGACTCGTCTGGCTGTTGAGTGTCATGAAAAC GAAAAGAAAGAACTGAGAGAATTGGTGGCAAGACCTTACCTTGATCAACTCAGTGAGTTGCAACGTGGTCTGGAGATTAAACAGAAGGAGCTGGCGGAAGCTAATAGAATATATGCAGAAACAAAGCATGCTATCGAAGACCTTAATGAAAGGCTTGGTGCTTCTGTGCAGTCATGTTCTGAAGCAAATGAAATTGTGAATAG TCAGAAAGCATCTATAGCTGAACTCAAGGCACAGTTGGATGAAGAGCGTGCTCAGAGACAAGAAGAACGAGAAAAGGCTGCAGCAGATTTGAAAGCAGCAGTGCAGAAAGCTCAATCAGAGGCTGAAGAGGATTTAAAACGATTTTCTGATGATGCCACAAGACGACAAAGAGAGCAACAagaagtaattaataagcttcAG GAATCAGAGAAAGAAACATGTTTGTTAGTGGAAACCTTGAGAACCAAATTG GAAGACACTAGGCAAAAGTTGGTAGTCTCTGACTATAAAGTTCGCCAGCTAGAAACCCAACTTTCCGAAGAGCAGTCAACCTCTGAAAGTCGAAAAATT AGAGTTGAAGAACTTGAAGATGAGATGAGAGGACTGAGGAAGGAGCTTGAGAGTGAAAAG CAGGCAGCTCGAGAAGAAGCATGGGCTAAAGTTTCTGCACTTGAACTAGAGATAAATGCTGCTATGCGAGATCTTGATTTTGAGAGACGAAGGCTAAAAGCTGCCAGAGAAAGAATTATGCTTAG GGAGACACAACTAAGAGCATTTTATTCCACAACCGAGGAGATTTCTGTACTGTTTACTAAACAGCAGGAACAGTTGAAATCAATGCAGAAGACGCTGGAGGACGAGGAAAATTATGACAACACATCAGCAGATATTGACCTCAATGTGGTTATTGATGACGTAACTGCACCTGAAGGCAGAGGAAATGAAGCAATCAGATACCATAGTAACATTACTGCCAAGGCAGGGTCAGCTACAACATCCCAGAGGTCTTTCAGAAATCAAGTTGTAACTTCTAGTGATGAAATTAGTGTGACCGAGAAACATGACTGTGATATCAGAAGCCAAGAAGGTCAACATACCGAAGAGGCAGAATTTACAAGTGCAGATCTTGGTGTCAAGGGTGCCTTTGGTTCTGAAATTGATGGTGTTGGCACAGCACCCATTATGGAGGGAGACGGCATTGACACCGAGCATGTTCCTGAAACTGAAAGCCTTGGAATCAATGGCGAGCAGAATATTGATTTGAATAGAATTGTCACTTTAGAAGGGGATACAATGCAACTTGATGATGAAACCAACGTacaagaaaatgatgagcaGGTTCCAATGATTTGTCAGCAGCGTCACTCACAATCAAATAGCCCCCAAGACACTCTCAAAGGTATGGAAGATACCGAAGCCTGTGGTACGATCAGGACAGCAGACCTTTTAGCTTCTGAAGTTATTGGTAGCTGGGCTTACAGCACAGCCCCTTCTGTGCATGGAGATAATGGCTCTCAAAGAAGCAGAGACAACAATGAGGAAGGTGCTGCTGCACCACACAACTCCACCGATCAGGTGGCCGAGAGCCAAAGTACTCCATCTTCTGATGCTGTTGCCAGAAGACGAAATCTTGAATGTCAAGCACCCAATTCCTCTTCACCCCAATTCCAAATTAGTAAACATGCCCTAAGTGAAATGATTGGGATTGTTGCTCCGGACTTAAAAGAACAGTTCGGTGGTATTGTAGATGATAGTTGTGATCATGCGAAAGAAAAACAAGGTTCTGCATCCGACTCAGATACTGAGAGCTGTTCAAACAATGAAGAAGATAACAGAACTGATGCCAAAAGCGGATCAATTTCAGATTCAGAAACCGAGGGCAGTGATCGGGGTGATGAAGATAAAAAATCTGGTGATGCAATGGATGAAGATGATCAAGATACAGAAGATTCTCTTTAG
- the LOC126600844 gene encoding peptidyl-prolyl cis-trans isomerase CYP18-1 — MSVTLHTNLGDIKCEIFCDEVPKTAENFLALCASGYYDGTIFHRNIKGFMIQGGDPTGTGKGGTSIWGKKFNDEIRESLKHNARGILSMANSGPNTNGSQFFISYAKAAHLNGLYTVFGKVIHGFEVLDIMEKTQTGPGDRPLAEIRLNRVTIHANPLAG, encoded by the exons ATG TCGGTCACTCTGCACACGAATCTGGGCGACATCAAGTGCGAAATTTTTTGCGATGAGGTCCCCAAAACCGCCGAG AATTTTTTGGCATTATGTGCCAGCGGGTATTATGATGGTACGATATTTCATAGAAACATCAAAGGTTTTATGATACAAGGTGGAGACCCAACGGGTACAGGCAAAGGGGGGACGAGTATATGGGGCAAGAAGTTTAATGATGAGATAAGAGAGTCTCTCAAG CACAATGCAAGGGGGATACTATCAATGGCAAATAGTGGTCCCAATACCAATGGAAGTCAGTTCTTCATCAGTTATGCAAAGGCGGCACATCTAAATGGGTTGTACACCGTGTTTGGCAAAGTTATACATGGGTTTGAAGTTCTTGACATCATGGAAAAG ACTCAAACTGGACCTGGGGATCGTCCTCTTGCTGAGATCAGGCTCAATCGAGTGACCATACATGCTAACCCGCTTGCTGGCTAG
- the LOC126609426 gene encoding uncharacterized protein LOC126609426 isoform X2: MSAVGESEVSSKPTPVKPNVAAATTPPQASQCTRQFITSVASKIASQPLQNYDPGVWGVLTAISTQARKRNQGINILLTADEHWIGRTVDDVRFQIDSTAVSGRHCKIYRKRAANEDTKHTSVCLKDMSTNGTYLNWMKLTKVGAEAEVRHGDIISPSAPPQHDLAYAFVYRDVSLSSPSTDGAFAKRKAEDFVTDNKRVKGIGIGSSDGPISLDDFRSLQRSNTELRKQLENQVVTIDTLRNETRLAVECHENEKKELRELVARPYLDQLSELQRGLEIKQKELAEANRIYAETKHAIEDLNERLGASVQSCSEANEIVNSQKASIAELKAQLDEERAQRQEEREKAAADLKAAVQKAQSEAEEDLKRFSDDATRRQREQQEVINKLQESEKETCLLVETLRTKLEDTRQKLVVSDYKVRQLETQLSEEQSTSESRKIRVEELEDEMRGLRKELESEKAAREEAWAKVSALELEINAAMRDLDFERRRLKAARERIMLRETQLRAFYSTTEEISVLFTKQQEQLKSMQKTLEDEENYDNTSADIDLNVVIDDVTAPEGRGNEAIRYHSNITAKAGSATTSQRSFRNQVVTSSDEISVTEKHDCDIRSQEGQHTEEAEFTSADLGVKGAFGSEIDGVGTAPIMEGDGIDTEHVPETESLGINGEQNIDLNRIVTLEGDTMQLDDETNVQENDEQVPMICQQRHSQSNSPQDTLKGMEDTEACGTIRTADLLASEVIGSWAYSTAPSVHGDNGSQRSRDNNEEGAAAPHNSTDQVAESQSTPSSDAVARRRNLECQAPNSSSPQFQISKHALSEMIGIVAPDLKEQFGGIVDDSCDHAKEKQGSASDSDTESCSNNEEDNRTDAKSGSISDSETEGSDRGDEDKKSGDAMDEDDQDTEDSL, encoded by the exons ATGTCTGCCGTAGGCGAAAGCGAGGTCTCCTCCAAACCCACTCCAGTCAAACCCAATGTCGCTGCGGCCACCACACCTCCACAAGCCTCCCAGTGCACCCGCCAGTTCATCACCTCCGTCGCCTCCAAGATCGCCTCCCAGCCCCTCCAGAATTACGACCCTGGCGTCTGGGGCGTCCTCACCGCCATTTCCACCCAGGCCCGCAAACGCAACCAG GGCATAAACATCCTGTTGACTGCGGATGAGCATTGGATTGGTCGAACCGTGGACGATGTACGTTTCCAGATTGATTCGACTGCGGTTAGTGGAAGGCATTGCAAGATATACAGGAAGAGGGCTGCTAATGAAGATACGAAGCATACATCCGTATGCTTGAAGGACATGAG CACAAATGGGACTTATCTTAACTGGATGAAGTTGACAAAAGTTGGCGCTGAAGCTGAAGTACGTCATGGAGATATTATATCACCTTCAGCACCTCCTCAGCATG ATCTTGCATATGCATTCGTATACAGAGATGTTTCACTGTCCAGTCCCAGTACAGATGGTGCATTTGCAAAAAGAAAAGCAG AGGATTTTGTCACTGATAATAAGAGAGTTAAAGGGATTGGCATTGGTTCTTCTGATGGTCCTATATCTCTTGATGACTTTCGAAGTCTTCAACGGTCAAACACG GAATTGAGGAAGCAATTAGAAAACCAAGTCGTTACAATTGATACATTGCGCAATGAGACTCGTCTGGCTGTTGAGTGTCATGAAAAC GAAAAGAAAGAACTGAGAGAATTGGTGGCAAGACCTTACCTTGATCAACTCAGTGAGTTGCAACGTGGTCTGGAGATTAAACAGAAGGAGCTGGCGGAAGCTAATAGAATATATGCAGAAACAAAGCATGCTATCGAAGACCTTAATGAAAGGCTTGGTGCTTCTGTGCAGTCATGTTCTGAAGCAAATGAAATTGTGAATAG TCAGAAAGCATCTATAGCTGAACTCAAGGCACAGTTGGATGAAGAGCGTGCTCAGAGACAAGAAGAACGAGAAAAGGCTGCAGCAGATTTGAAAGCAGCAGTGCAGAAAGCTCAATCAGAGGCTGAAGAGGATTTAAAACGATTTTCTGATGATGCCACAAGACGACAAAGAGAGCAACAagaagtaattaataagcttcAG GAATCAGAGAAAGAAACATGTTTGTTAGTGGAAACCTTGAGAACCAAATTG GAAGACACTAGGCAAAAGTTGGTAGTCTCTGACTATAAAGTTCGCCAGCTAGAAACCCAACTTTCCGAAGAGCAGTCAACCTCTGAAAGTCGAAAAATT AGAGTTGAAGAACTTGAAGATGAGATGAGAGGACTGAGGAAGGAGCTTGAGAGTGAAAAG GCAGCTCGAGAAGAAGCATGGGCTAAAGTTTCTGCACTTGAACTAGAGATAAATGCTGCTATGCGAGATCTTGATTTTGAGAGACGAAGGCTAAAAGCTGCCAGAGAAAGAATTATGCTTAG GGAGACACAACTAAGAGCATTTTATTCCACAACCGAGGAGATTTCTGTACTGTTTACTAAACAGCAGGAACAGTTGAAATCAATGCAGAAGACGCTGGAGGACGAGGAAAATTATGACAACACATCAGCAGATATTGACCTCAATGTGGTTATTGATGACGTAACTGCACCTGAAGGCAGAGGAAATGAAGCAATCAGATACCATAGTAACATTACTGCCAAGGCAGGGTCAGCTACAACATCCCAGAGGTCTTTCAGAAATCAAGTTGTAACTTCTAGTGATGAAATTAGTGTGACCGAGAAACATGACTGTGATATCAGAAGCCAAGAAGGTCAACATACCGAAGAGGCAGAATTTACAAGTGCAGATCTTGGTGTCAAGGGTGCCTTTGGTTCTGAAATTGATGGTGTTGGCACAGCACCCATTATGGAGGGAGACGGCATTGACACCGAGCATGTTCCTGAAACTGAAAGCCTTGGAATCAATGGCGAGCAGAATATTGATTTGAATAGAATTGTCACTTTAGAAGGGGATACAATGCAACTTGATGATGAAACCAACGTacaagaaaatgatgagcaGGTTCCAATGATTTGTCAGCAGCGTCACTCACAATCAAATAGCCCCCAAGACACTCTCAAAGGTATGGAAGATACCGAAGCCTGTGGTACGATCAGGACAGCAGACCTTTTAGCTTCTGAAGTTATTGGTAGCTGGGCTTACAGCACAGCCCCTTCTGTGCATGGAGATAATGGCTCTCAAAGAAGCAGAGACAACAATGAGGAAGGTGCTGCTGCACCACACAACTCCACCGATCAGGTGGCCGAGAGCCAAAGTACTCCATCTTCTGATGCTGTTGCCAGAAGACGAAATCTTGAATGTCAAGCACCCAATTCCTCTTCACCCCAATTCCAAATTAGTAAACATGCCCTAAGTGAAATGATTGGGATTGTTGCTCCGGACTTAAAAGAACAGTTCGGTGGTATTGTAGATGATAGTTGTGATCATGCGAAAGAAAAACAAGGTTCTGCATCCGACTCAGATACTGAGAGCTGTTCAAACAATGAAGAAGATAACAGAACTGATGCCAAAAGCGGATCAATTTCAGATTCAGAAACCGAGGGCAGTGATCGGGGTGATGAAGATAAAAAATCTGGTGATGCAATGGATGAAGATGATCAAGATACAGAAGATTCTCTTTAG